ACGCGGTCAGCGGCAGCACGTCCTCGACCGGCTGGATGCCGGTGGTCTTCGGGCTGTACTCGGTCAGCACGAGCGCGGCGTCGACGCCCTCCTGCGCCAGGTACGCGTCGAAGCGGGCCGGGTCGACGGCCCCGTCGGCGCCGTACAGGCCGTCGAACGCCTCGGCGTCGCCGAACTCGCGGGCCCAGGCCAGCCACGCGGGTTTGAGGGTGGGCAGGCGCGCCGCGTGCACGTGCGCGTCGATGAGCGGGCGGCCGTCGAGCATCACGCCACCCAATACGCGACGAGGTCGGTGTCCACGCCGACGGTGCCGGTGACGCCGGCCCCGCCCGCGGCGCCGAGCGGCTGCTCGCGCCCGGGCAGCGGGTGGCTGAAGAAACGCGCGTTGTCCGCGACGAACGCGGCCTGGTCCTCCGGCACCCGGCGGTCCTGGCTGATCGCCTGCACCGGGCACGCCGGCTCGCAGGCGCCGCAGTCGATGCACTCGGCGGGGTTGATGTAGAGCTTGCGGTCGCCCTCGTAGATGCAGTCGACCGGGCACTCCTCCACGCACGAGCGGTCCATGACATCGATGCAGGCCGCGGCGATGACGTACGGCACGAATCCTCCCTAAGATCAGGCCGCGGCGGGCACGGCGTCGGACGAGTGGCCGGGAAACAGCTGCTCGTCCGGGTTGATCAGGACGGCGGCGTTGTTGACCGCGAGGGCGGCCTCGCCGAAGCCGACGGAGATGAGCCGCACCTTGCCGCGGTAGTCGGCGATGTCCCCGGCGGCGAAGACGCCCGGGATGTTCGTGGACATCGTGGTGTCCACCGGCAGGTAACGGTTGGCCACGACGTCGAGGCCCCACTCGCGGATCGGGCCGAGGTTCGCGGTGAAGCCGAGCGCCGCGATGACGGCCTGCGCGGGCCGGGCCAGCACCGTGCCGTCGCGCCGGGTGATCTCCACCCGTTCGACGTCTTCGGCGCCGAAGACGCCCGACACCTCGGCGTCCGTGACGACGTCCACCGTGGACGACAAGACCTCTTCGACGGTACGCGCGTGCGCGCGGAACGCCGTACGGCGGTGCACCAGGGTGACCGACCGGGCCAACGGCTCCAGCGAAAGCGCCCAGTCGCAGGCGCTGTCGCCGCCGCCGACGACCACCACGTCCTGGCCGGCGTGCGCCCCCAGCGAGGGCACGAAGAACGACAGCCCGCGCCCGGCCCAGCCGGCGGCGGCCGGCAGCGGGCGGGGCGTGAACGTCCCGATGCCGCCACTGATCACGACGGCCCGGCAGCGGAGGCCGGTGCCCGCGTCGGTGCCGACCGTGATGACGCCGTCCGGGTCGCGGGTCAGCGTCTGCGCGCGCTCGCCCAGCACGAACCTCGGCTGGTGCATGAGCAGGTCGCAGTCGATCGTGCTCACCCGAGCAGCCGTTCGGCGGTGCTGCGCAGCTCCACGCGGCGGATCTTCCCGGTGGCGGTGGTCGGGTACGCGTCGACGAACACCACCCGGCGCGGGCGCTTGTACGACTCGATGGCCGTCCGGCAGAACTCGATCAGCTCGTCCTCGGTCACGTCATGGCCGGTCCGGGGCACGACGAAGGCCACCGGCTTGTCCAGGCCGTCCGCGTCGGGCGCGCCGACGACCACGGCCTGCGCCACGGCCTCGTGGGTGAGCAGCCGGTTCTCCACTTCGGACGGTGCCACCCACATGCCGCTGACCTTCAGCACGTCGTCGGTGCGCCCGAGGCAGCGGTAGTAGCCCTCGCCGTCCCGGATGTACGTGTCGCCGGTGCGCAGCCACTCGCCCTGGAAGACTTGCCGGGAGGCGGCGTAGCGGGACCAGTAGCCGGTGGCGGTGGAGGCGCCGCGCACGAACAGCGTGCCGGGGCTGCCGACCGGCACCTCGTATCCCTGGTCGTCGAGGATGCGCAGGTCGTACCCGGGGACGGCGACGCCGGTGGTGCCCGGGTGCACCGCGCCCGGCCGGTTGGACAGGAAGATGTGCAGCATCTCGGTCATGCCGATGCCGTCGATGATGTCGACGCCGAAGTGCGCCGTCCAGCGCTGGTACAGCTCGGCCGGCAGCGGCTCGCCGGCGGACGCGGCCAGCCGTACCCCGGGCAGCGCGTCGGCGGGCAGCTCGGCCCGCAGCATGTTGGCGAAGAACGTCGGGCCGCCGAAGAACAGCGTGGCGCCGTACTTCTGGGCCCGCTCGGCGATCGTGTCCGGTTTGGACGGTCCGGGTTCGAGGATCGCGGACGCCCCGACGGACAGCGGGAAGAGCACCGAGTTGCCCAGCCCGTACGCGAAGAACGCCTTGGCGGCGGACAGGCACCGGTCGTCGCGGCGGATGCCGAGCACCTGCGTGCCGTACGTCTCGCAGACCACCCGGATGGAGCCGTGCCGGTGCATGGCGGCCTTGGGCTTGCCGGTGGTGCCGGAGGTGTAGAGCCAGAACGCCGGCGAGTCCTCGGTGGTGGGGTACACCTCGTCGTCCGGTTCGCCGTGGGCGAGCGCGTCCAGCTCGGCGGGGCCGAAGGTGGCGACCAGTTCGGGCGCGCCCGAGGCGGCGTCCGCGGCCAGGTCGCCGAACTCCGCGCTGACCGCGAGGAACCGGGCGCGGGAGTCGCGCAGCAGCCCGACCAGCCCTTCGGTGCGCAGCATCGTGGACACCGGTACGGGCACCGCGCCGGCGCGCAGCGCGGCGAGGAACACCACCACGAAGTCCGGGGTGTCCGACATGAACATGAGCAGCCGCTGCTCCGGCTGCACACCGGCGCGGCGCAGCCCGGCGGCGGTGCGGCGCACCCGGTCGTGCAGCCGGGCGTAGCTCACCTCGCCGTGCGGGCCGGTCAGGGCGAGGCGGTCGCCGC
This genomic stretch from Phytohabitans rumicis harbors:
- the fdxA gene encoding ferredoxin codes for the protein MPYVIAAACIDVMDRSCVEECPVDCIYEGDRKLYINPAECIDCGACEPACPVQAISQDRRVPEDQAAFVADNARFFSHPLPGREQPLGAAGGAGVTGTVGVDTDLVAYWVA
- a CDS encoding NAD(P)/FAD-dependent oxidoreductase, which produces MSTIDCDLLMHQPRFVLGERAQTLTRDPDGVITVGTDAGTGLRCRAVVISGGIGTFTPRPLPAAAGWAGRGLSFFVPSLGAHAGQDVVVVGGGDSACDWALSLEPLARSVTLVHRRTAFRAHARTVEEVLSSTVDVVTDAEVSGVFGAEDVERVEITRRDGTVLARPAQAVIAALGFTANLGPIREWGLDVVANRYLPVDTTMSTNIPGVFAAGDIADYRGKVRLISVGFGEAALAVNNAAVLINPDEQLFPGHSSDAVPAAA
- a CDS encoding benzoate-CoA ligase family protein, whose translation is MTEAFNASTYLLDRHVASGGGDRLALTGPHGEVSYARLHDRVRRTAAGLRRAGVQPEQRLLMFMSDTPDFVVVFLAALRAGAVPVPVSTMLRTEGLVGLLRDSRARFLAVSAEFGDLAADAASGAPELVATFGPAELDALAHGEPDDEVYPTTEDSPAFWLYTSGTTGKPKAAMHRHGSIRVVCETYGTQVLGIRRDDRCLSAAKAFFAYGLGNSVLFPLSVGASAILEPGPSKPDTIAERAQKYGATLFFGGPTFFANMLRAELPADALPGVRLAASAGEPLPAELYQRWTAHFGVDIIDGIGMTEMLHIFLSNRPGAVHPGTTGVAVPGYDLRILDDQGYEVPVGSPGTLFVRGASTATGYWSRYAASRQVFQGEWLRTGDTYIRDGEGYYRCLGRTDDVLKVSGMWVAPSEVENRLLTHEAVAQAVVVGAPDADGLDKPVAFVVPRTGHDVTEDELIEFCRTAIESYKRPRRVVFVDAYPTTATGKIRRVELRSTAERLLG